From a region of the Candidatus Sulfotelmatobacter sp. genome:
- a CDS encoding ABC transporter permease, producing MLAFLVVTVGVAVATALATLALQVGDDLARALRTSGPNFVVLPQGASWPLDLGGASYQPARAGAALDSDAVARLKRSFWSNNLLEATPECAIAATLGGRPVTLLGTWFAHSVPTRSGEWRTGLAALRPNWRVNGHWPREGSNEIALGASLASRVALHPGERVEVSCGGRADHWLVSGVVAAGGLEDGLAWAPLERVQELGGRGGEVDRVWLSALVLPQPGGPPPDARRDPQGYERYMCTAYPGNVAGSLREQVGDAEVLPMSEVVAGEAQVVRRLSLLMLLLALAALAAATLGLLSTTMASVIERSVELGLLRALGAGTGQIAALLLGESLLVACAGGLGGFLLGTLGATLLRGTTFGAHSPVQPLMLPVAMLLAMLVAVAGTLAPLRVAQRVDPATVLHG from the coding sequence ATGCTCGCATTCCTGGTGGTGACGGTCGGGGTCGCGGTCGCCACGGCGCTGGCTACGCTCGCGCTTCAGGTGGGCGACGACCTGGCCCGTGCGCTGCGCACCTCGGGCCCCAACTTCGTGGTTCTTCCGCAGGGCGCGAGCTGGCCGCTCGACCTGGGCGGCGCGTCCTATCAACCGGCGCGCGCCGGCGCCGCGCTCGACTCGGACGCCGTCGCGCGCCTGAAGCGCTCCTTCTGGAGCAACAACCTGCTCGAAGCGACGCCGGAATGCGCGATCGCCGCCACCCTCGGCGGCCGGCCGGTGACCCTGCTCGGCACGTGGTTCGCGCATTCGGTGCCGACTCGATCCGGCGAGTGGCGCACCGGACTGGCCGCGCTGCGCCCGAACTGGCGGGTGAACGGCCACTGGCCGCGCGAGGGCTCGAACGAGATCGCGCTGGGCGCGTCGCTCGCTTCGCGGGTCGCGCTGCATCCCGGAGAACGAGTCGAGGTGTCGTGCGGTGGCCGCGCGGATCACTGGCTGGTGAGCGGCGTGGTGGCGGCGGGCGGACTCGAGGACGGACTGGCCTGGGCGCCGCTCGAGCGCGTGCAAGAGCTGGGCGGCCGCGGCGGCGAGGTGGATCGCGTGTGGCTCAGCGCGCTGGTGCTGCCGCAGCCGGGCGGCCCTCCTCCCGACGCGCGGCGCGACCCGCAGGGCTACGAACGCTACATGTGCACCGCCTATCCGGGGAACGTCGCCGGTTCGCTGCGCGAGCAGGTGGGCGACGCCGAAGTGCTGCCGATGTCCGAAGTGGTGGCGGGCGAAGCGCAGGTGGTGCGGCGCCTGAGCCTGCTCATGCTGCTGTTGGCGCTGGCGGCGCTGGCGGCCGCGACACTCGGGCTCCTCTCCACCACCATGGCTTCGGTCATCGAGCGAAGCGTCGAGCTGGGACTCCTGCGGGCGCTCGGCGCCGGCACCGGCCAGATCGCGGCACTCCTGCTCGGGGAGTCGCTGCTGGTCGCCTGCGCGGGCGGGCTCGGCGGGTTCCTGCTCGGCACGCTCGGCGCGACGCTGCTGCGGGGCACGACCTTTGGAGCTCACTCCCCCGTCCAGCCCTTGATGCTGCCGGTAGCGATGCTGCTCGCGATGCTGGTGGCGGTGGCCGGCACGCTCGCGCCGCTGCGCGTCGCGCAGCGAGTGGATCCGGCGACAGTGCTCCATGGCTGA
- a CDS encoding Fe-S-containing protein: MFEALVITLREGVEAALVLAIAFTLLKRQGLERLGSWLLAGACVALVASAGFAWLATRFTWNEDLSEGIAMLVGALLVFSLVYWMWRSAPRMKQEIESGVARATATPGGGGPGLFLFAFVMVLREGAETAVFLSAAGLNSAGLGRWLGAFAGLAIAAGFGILFARGTLRVPLRPFFSLTSAVLTLIGIQLLVGGLHELSEAEILPSSRVEMAVIGPIVKNELLLFTLTVALAAGWLLFGPGRLPPQTSVAGEGPEARLLRAARERDARRRRWTGILAVLVVGLLSVAFVRSSRLPAREPALPLALENGEAHVDTAPLADGKMHFYEVALPEGTVRFFALSAGNRTVTCFDACSICGDKGYFLDGGSVVCRNCTSPIAISSLQKGGGCNPIPLPSRAEPGRLVVSAQDLRAELPHLKGR; encoded by the coding sequence GTGTTTGAAGCGCTGGTCATCACCCTTCGCGAGGGCGTCGAAGCCGCGCTGGTGCTGGCCATCGCCTTCACGCTGCTCAAGCGCCAGGGCCTGGAACGCCTCGGCTCGTGGCTGCTGGCCGGAGCCTGCGTGGCGCTGGTCGCCTCGGCCGGATTCGCCTGGCTCGCCACGCGCTTCACCTGGAACGAGGATTTGAGCGAAGGCATCGCCATGCTGGTGGGCGCCCTGCTGGTGTTCAGCCTGGTGTACTGGATGTGGCGCAGCGCTCCGCGCATGAAGCAGGAGATCGAGAGCGGCGTGGCGCGCGCGACCGCGACGCCCGGCGGCGGCGGTCCCGGACTTTTCCTGTTCGCCTTCGTGATGGTGCTGCGCGAGGGCGCGGAAACCGCGGTGTTCCTGTCGGCCGCCGGCCTCAATAGCGCCGGGCTCGGCCGCTGGCTCGGCGCCTTCGCCGGCCTCGCGATCGCCGCCGGCTTCGGCATCCTGTTCGCGCGCGGCACGCTGCGCGTGCCGCTCAGGCCGTTCTTCTCCCTCACTTCGGCGGTGCTCACGCTGATCGGCATCCAGCTGCTGGTGGGCGGGCTCCACGAATTGTCGGAAGCGGAGATCCTGCCGTCGAGCCGCGTCGAGATGGCGGTGATCGGGCCGATCGTCAAGAACGAGCTGCTGCTGTTCACGCTCACGGTCGCGCTGGCCGCCGGATGGCTGCTGTTCGGCCCGGGACGCTTGCCCCCCCAGACGTCGGTGGCCGGCGAAGGCCCCGAGGCGCGGCTCCTCCGCGCGGCTCGCGAGCGTGACGCGCGCCGGCGCCGCTGGACCGGGATCCTCGCGGTGCTGGTGGTGGGCCTTCTGAGCGTCGCGTTCGTGCGCAGCTCGCGCCTTCCGGCCAGGGAGCCGGCGCTGCCGCTCGCGCTCGAGAACGGCGAGGCGCACGTCGACACCGCGCCGCTCGCCGACGGCAAGATGCATTTCTACGAAGTGGCGCTGCCCGAGGGCACCGTCCGCTTCTTTGCGCTCAGCGCCGGGAACCGCACCGTCACCTGCTTCGACGCCTGTTCGATCTGCGGCGACAAGGGCTATTTCCTCGACGGCGGCAGCGTGGTGTGCCGCAACTGCACCTCGCCGATCGCGATCTCTTCGCTCCAGAAGGGCGGCGGATGCAATCCCATCCCGCTTCCCTCGCGAGCCGAGCCGGGACGGCTGGTCGTGTCGGCGCAGGACCTGCGCGCGGAGCTTCCCCACCTCAAGGGGCGGTGA
- a CDS encoding GWxTD domain-containing protein, translated as MLRTRSFVSLLVMLLSLLWAPEPAHAVSARTERRAERLVDRARRHVAQNTNEDRHAAIQDLEDATLLDPRRPEWDLMLARLYYQCGFYGLARHRFEKVEHYEPDDPDDRFGLGLAWRQDWLKYQLPQSRERAIVNFTEAARLDPHKPDAWIMLVPLLMEKSDPRAAWVAARHALDADPNRADAMVAEAYASFRLGNVAHADSAFAVAVPRLPRNVRLRYEDIAPVATERDTLHLSRMWPKDRAAYIKRFWRELDPDIATPENEAQLEYWSRVTHAYLLYYDARRGIWDQRGEIFARYGPPALQRFDDVGDTLNFGRLTQFPMNVLDWDYPDLGMHVRLQDRMLNGFYLPYIDMGILESTIIEPEPDPDSLARRYDLMGVSGGRGVFHRLPPGTRPIPVEGALARFEGSAGPRLVADFEAPGDPGDSLVATWVVRDSAQNELARASHTLVPSACLPTEAQVAEFDSSLPPGRYEVGISVVGPNGRRGVFRDSVTLRPAGTRLSLSDLVVTCGVPDAGTLDPHDPSVRIEPNPYAIIDVGTPLTAYFEIYHLQPDAEGLAHFEYQYTVRSLEHDERIWVQRLLAPRPLPPIPLSESREEQQVGGLRRQFVSIPLEAMPVGHYQLSIRVRDLIGAREATVARDFYLQKPMPPQTAGGVASGAINGSESQR; from the coding sequence GTGCTTCGAACTCGATCGTTCGTCTCCCTGCTGGTGATGCTCCTCTCGCTGCTGTGGGCGCCGGAGCCGGCGCACGCCGTTTCCGCGCGGACCGAGCGCCGCGCCGAGCGACTCGTCGATCGGGCTCGCCGCCATGTCGCCCAGAACACCAACGAGGACCGGCACGCCGCCATCCAGGACCTCGAGGACGCCACCCTGCTCGATCCACGCAGGCCGGAGTGGGATCTGATGCTGGCGCGCCTCTACTACCAGTGCGGGTTCTACGGCCTCGCGCGGCACCGATTCGAGAAGGTCGAGCACTACGAACCCGACGATCCCGACGACCGCTTCGGACTCGGACTCGCCTGGCGGCAGGATTGGCTCAAGTACCAGCTTCCTCAATCGCGCGAGCGGGCGATCGTCAATTTCACCGAGGCCGCCCGGCTCGACCCACACAAGCCCGACGCGTGGATCATGCTGGTCCCTCTGCTGATGGAGAAGTCCGATCCGCGCGCCGCGTGGGTCGCGGCCCGTCATGCGCTGGACGCGGATCCCAACCGCGCCGACGCCATGGTCGCGGAAGCCTATGCATCCTTTCGGCTCGGCAACGTCGCGCACGCCGACAGCGCGTTCGCGGTCGCCGTCCCGCGCCTGCCGCGCAACGTCCGCCTGCGATACGAGGACATTGCGCCGGTCGCGACCGAACGGGACACCTTGCACCTCTCCCGCATGTGGCCCAAGGATCGCGCCGCCTACATCAAGCGCTTCTGGCGCGAGCTGGATCCCGATATCGCCACTCCCGAGAACGAGGCGCAACTCGAGTACTGGTCGAGAGTGACGCACGCCTATCTCCTCTACTACGACGCGAGGCGCGGCATCTGGGATCAGCGCGGCGAGATCTTCGCGCGTTACGGGCCGCCGGCGCTGCAGCGCTTCGATGACGTCGGCGATACGCTCAACTTCGGCAGGCTCACGCAATTTCCGATGAACGTGCTCGATTGGGACTACCCCGATCTCGGCATGCACGTCCGGCTGCAGGATCGCATGCTGAACGGCTTCTACCTGCCCTACATCGACATGGGCATTCTCGAATCCACCATCATCGAGCCCGAGCCCGATCCCGATTCACTGGCGCGACGCTACGATCTGATGGGAGTGAGCGGCGGGCGCGGCGTGTTCCACCGGCTCCCGCCCGGCACGAGACCGATTCCGGTGGAGGGGGCGCTGGCGCGGTTCGAGGGCAGCGCCGGCCCACGGCTGGTCGCCGATTTCGAGGCTCCCGGCGACCCGGGCGACTCGCTGGTCGCGACCTGGGTGGTGCGCGACTCCGCTCAGAACGAGCTGGCGCGAGCCTCGCACACGCTGGTGCCCTCGGCCTGTCTTCCGACTGAGGCGCAGGTCGCCGAGTTCGATTCCTCCCTGCCTCCCGGCCGTTACGAGGTCGGGATCTCGGTGGTGGGGCCCAACGGCCGGCGGGGCGTCTTTCGCGATTCGGTGACGTTGAGGCCGGCCGGCACGCGGTTGTCGCTGAGCGATCTGGTCGTCACCTGCGGCGTGCCGGACGCGGGCACGCTCGACCCGCACGACCCATCGGTGCGCATCGAGCCCAACCCTTACGCGATCATCGATGTCGGCACGCCGCTCACCGCGTACTTCGAGATCTATCACCTGCAGCCGGATGCCGAGGGTCTCGCGCACTTCGAATACCAGTACACCGTGCGCTCGCTCGAGCACGACGAACGCATCTGGGTGCAGCGGCTGTTGGCGCCGCGACCGCTCCCGCCGATCCCGTTGAGCGAATCGCGCGAAGAACAGCAGGTGGGGGGGCTGCGTCGCCAGTTCGTGAGCATACCCCTCGAGGCCATGCCGGTCGGCCACTACCAGCTCTCGATCCGGGTCCGCGACCTGATCGGGGCGCGAGAGGCGACCGTGGCCCGTGACTTCTACCTCCAGAAGCCGATGCCGCCGCAGACCGCAGGAGGCGTCGCGTCGGGCGCGATCAACGGGAGCGAGAGCCAGCGCTGA
- a CDS encoding response regulator yields the protein MPNAKPRILIVDDELDLVSVLRMGLEIEGFEVIEAMDGEEGLRRARQDRPDLMVLDLMLPKMDGYKVCRALKFDERFKSLPIIILSARSGEADRKLAFDMGADVVIHKPYEMSELVAKIRHRLEQAARRAA from the coding sequence ATGCCCAACGCCAAGCCGCGCATTCTGATCGTGGACGACGAGCTCGACCTCGTCTCGGTGCTGCGCATGGGCCTGGAAATCGAGGGCTTCGAGGTGATCGAGGCCATGGACGGCGAGGAGGGGCTCCGGCGTGCCCGGCAGGATCGCCCCGACCTGATGGTCCTCGACCTGATGCTGCCCAAGATGGACGGCTACAAGGTGTGTCGCGCGCTCAAGTTCGACGAACGCTTCAAGAGTCTGCCGATCATCATCCTGAGCGCCCGTTCGGGCGAGGCGGATCGCAAGCTGGCGTTCGACATGGGCGCCGACGTGGTGATCCACAAGCCATACGAGATGAGCGAACTGGTGGCGAAGATCCGCCACCGCCTGGAACAGGCCGCCAGGCGCGCGGCCTGA
- a CDS encoding inositol monophosphatase family protein has protein sequence MSAAAEAAGLRDAALAMAEEAGAILLEGYGRAHRPEHKGRIDLVTHYDRRSEDRILSRIREQFPGAAVLAEESGSHGNRGGGLRWIVDPLDGTTNFAHNYPFFAVSIAAEIDGERVAGVVFDPVRNERFAAARGRGATLNDAPIRVSDIERLEQALLVTGFPYDVRERPERVLPAFHAFLRVAQGVRRDGSATLNLCYLAMGRFDGFWEARLSPWDMAAGTLILTEAGGRVTDYRGGRFELEGGEILASNGRLHDEMLAVLGTAGAGSGRP, from the coding sequence GTGAGCGCGGCCGCCGAAGCCGCCGGCCTTCGCGACGCGGCGCTGGCGATGGCCGAGGAGGCCGGTGCGATTCTGCTCGAGGGCTACGGGCGCGCGCATCGTCCGGAGCACAAGGGACGCATCGACCTGGTGACCCACTACGACCGGCGCTCGGAAGATCGGATCCTCTCCCGCATTCGCGAGCAATTTCCCGGAGCGGCGGTGCTGGCCGAGGAGTCGGGCTCCCATGGGAACCGCGGCGGCGGACTGCGCTGGATCGTAGATCCGCTCGACGGCACCACCAATTTCGCGCACAACTATCCGTTCTTCGCGGTCTCGATCGCCGCCGAGATCGATGGCGAGCGCGTGGCCGGCGTGGTGTTCGATCCGGTTCGCAACGAACGGTTCGCGGCGGCGCGCGGCCGGGGCGCGACTCTCAATGATGCGCCGATCCGCGTTTCGGACATCGAGCGGCTCGAGCAGGCGCTGCTCGTCACCGGCTTCCCCTACGATGTGCGCGAGCGCCCGGAGCGCGTGCTCCCGGCATTTCACGCCTTCCTGCGCGTCGCGCAGGGCGTGCGCCGCGACGGCTCGGCGACGCTCAATCTCTGCTACCTCGCGATGGGACGATTCGACGGGTTCTGGGAAGCGCGCCTCTCGCCGTGGGACATGGCGGCCGGGACCCTGATCCTCACCGAGGCGGGCGGACGGGTGACCGACTACCGCGGCGGCCGCTTCGAACTGGAGGGCGGAGAGATCCTCGCCAGCAATGGAAGACTCCACGACGAGATGCTGGCGGTCTTGGGAACCGCGGGCGCCGGGAGCGGACGGCCCTGA
- a CDS encoding ATP-dependent DNA helicase yields the protein MSTSVAPAASNSANPGAGEILEGLNDEQRSAVTHGEGPLLIVAGAGTGKTQVITRRIAWLIATRRARPEQILALTFTDRAAAEMESRVDVLVPIGLVGSTIATFNAFCDRLVREHAIELGLTSQLRVESQAEILVFLREHLFELGLKRYLPLSNPDSHLHALLGVFDRARNEDVSPGQYLAFAEQLAAQARDELLRDRAEAQLELARAYGSFTDLLMRAGRVDFGSQIGLALRLLRERPYLRREFQERFRWILIDEFQDTNHVQFELIRLLAGDARNLTVVGDDDQSIYRFRGAKVENLMGFLDSFPGARRVLLNRNYRSGQAILDAAHRLIQGNNPDRLEARLGLDKRLIAQPRDSDREAPTGSVEFHPFQTASDQSESIALEIEEAIAAGASAADFAVLARAHHHLDPVAEALRARGIRFRRVGMRGLYARPEVNLCLNVLRSVANPNDGRWPFMALGDPLFGADGLDLASLNARARARHRPLLRIAIDAVDGDPDLGEHTRDAIRRFAALHHQLSQIATSRPTSEVLYAFVRDSGMLQSLAETGAENLERAQNLNKLFAITTRVGRLLTRDLVSEFMPHLDLLIELGDDPTAADVEGDEQAVSLLTAHGAKGLEFPVVYLVDLTEQRFPQYPKGEPLEFPRELRHAAGSDEKLEHYEEERRLFYVGMTRARDRLVLCHAQDQGGRRADRLSRFVREALGLPEPAKGAKGASALESIARYAPVPDPPTSEPAPIGAEALLRLSHSQIRSFLDCPLQYYYAYVACVPLPSNPTLMYGSAVHQGIKVWNQARLRGIPITIHEVLAVYESEWLSEGFRNLAHEERMKAQGREALERFVRNELASRDRPVLVEGEFNFRIGRDEVNGRWDRIDERKNGVVLVDYKTSQVEEEEKAEERVASDLRDGQLGLYALAYFETRQKMPARVELSFVASGTVGSAEVEPEHLERARERVETAAAGIRRARFDAQPDSRTCARCDYRQICRFSAVRRSS from the coding sequence ATGAGCACGAGCGTCGCGCCCGCCGCCTCGAATTCCGCGAACCCCGGCGCCGGCGAGATCCTCGAGGGGCTGAACGACGAACAGCGGAGCGCCGTCACTCACGGCGAAGGGCCGCTGCTGATCGTGGCCGGAGCCGGCACCGGCAAGACGCAGGTGATCACGCGCCGCATCGCCTGGTTGATCGCCACCAGGCGCGCGCGGCCCGAACAGATCCTGGCGCTGACCTTCACCGACAGGGCCGCCGCCGAGATGGAGTCTCGCGTCGACGTGCTGGTGCCGATCGGCCTGGTCGGCTCGACCATCGCGACGTTCAACGCATTCTGCGACCGGCTGGTGCGCGAGCACGCCATCGAGTTGGGGCTCACCTCGCAGCTGCGGGTCGAGAGCCAGGCCGAGATCCTGGTGTTCCTGCGCGAGCACCTGTTCGAGCTGGGACTCAAGCGCTATCTCCCGCTCAGCAATCCCGACTCGCATCTACACGCGCTTCTCGGCGTCTTCGATCGCGCACGCAACGAAGACGTGAGCCCCGGGCAGTACCTGGCGTTCGCAGAACAGCTCGCCGCTCAGGCGCGGGACGAGCTCCTGCGCGATCGCGCGGAAGCTCAGCTCGAGCTGGCTCGCGCCTACGGGAGCTTCACTGATCTGCTGATGCGGGCCGGGAGGGTCGACTTCGGCTCGCAGATCGGCCTCGCGCTTCGCCTGCTGCGCGAGCGCCCGTACCTGCGACGCGAGTTCCAGGAGCGCTTTCGCTGGATCCTGATCGACGAGTTCCAGGACACCAATCACGTTCAGTTCGAACTGATCCGCCTGCTGGCGGGCGACGCTCGCAATCTGACGGTGGTTGGCGACGACGATCAGAGCATCTATCGCTTCCGGGGAGCGAAGGTCGAGAACCTGATGGGGTTCCTCGACAGCTTCCCCGGCGCGAGGCGCGTGCTGCTCAATCGCAACTACCGATCCGGGCAGGCGATCCTCGACGCTGCTCATCGCCTGATCCAGGGCAACAATCCCGATCGGCTCGAAGCGCGGCTGGGACTCGACAAGCGACTGATCGCTCAGCCGCGTGACTCGGATCGCGAAGCTCCCACCGGCAGCGTCGAATTCCATCCGTTCCAGACGGCGAGCGACCAGTCGGAATCCATCGCCCTGGAGATCGAGGAAGCGATCGCGGCCGGCGCCTCAGCCGCGGACTTCGCGGTGCTGGCGCGCGCCCATCATCATCTCGATCCGGTTGCCGAGGCGCTGCGCGCGCGCGGGATCCGCTTCCGGCGCGTCGGAATGCGTGGGCTCTACGCGCGGCCGGAAGTGAACCTGTGTCTCAACGTGCTGCGCTCGGTGGCCAACCCAAACGATGGGCGCTGGCCGTTCATGGCGCTCGGCGATCCGCTGTTCGGCGCCGACGGCCTCGACCTGGCCTCGCTCAACGCGCGCGCGCGCGCGCGGCATCGCCCGCTGCTCAGGATCGCGATCGACGCCGTCGACGGCGATCCCGACCTCGGTGAGCATACGCGTGACGCGATCCGCCGTTTCGCGGCGCTCCATCACCAGCTCTCGCAGATCGCGACTTCGCGACCCACGTCCGAGGTTCTGTACGCGTTCGTGCGCGACAGCGGCATGCTGCAGTCGCTGGCCGAGACCGGCGCCGAGAATCTCGAACGCGCGCAGAACCTCAACAAGCTGTTCGCGATCACCACTCGGGTCGGGCGGCTGTTGACTCGCGATCTGGTGAGCGAGTTCATGCCCCATCTCGATCTGTTGATCGAGCTGGGCGACGACCCCACCGCCGCCGACGTCGAAGGTGACGAGCAGGCGGTGAGCCTGCTCACGGCGCACGGCGCGAAGGGGCTCGAATTTCCGGTGGTCTACCTGGTGGATCTCACCGAGCAACGCTTTCCCCAGTATCCAAAGGGCGAGCCACTCGAGTTTCCTCGCGAGCTGCGCCACGCGGCGGGTTCGGACGAGAAGCTCGAGCACTATGAGGAAGAGCGCCGGCTGTTCTATGTCGGAATGACGCGCGCGCGCGACCGGCTGGTGCTATGCCACGCGCAGGACCAGGGGGGCAGGCGCGCGGACCGACTGAGCCGGTTCGTGCGCGAAGCGCTCGGGCTGCCCGAACCGGCAAAGGGGGCGAAGGGCGCCTCGGCGCTCGAATCGATCGCTCGTTACGCGCCGGTACCCGATCCGCCCACCTCCGAGCCCGCGCCGATTGGTGCGGAAGCGCTACTCAGGCTCTCCCACTCACAGATTCGGAGCTTCCTCGACTGCCCGCTCCAGTACTACTACGCATACGTGGCGTGCGTACCGCTGCCGAGCAATCCGACTCTCATGTACGGCTCGGCGGTGCACCAGGGCATCAAGGTCTGGAATCAGGCGCGCCTCAGGGGCATTCCCATCACGATTCACGAGGTGCTGGCGGTCTACGAGAGCGAGTGGCTGAGCGAAGGGTTCCGCAATCTCGCGCACGAGGAGCGCATGAAGGCTCAGGGTCGCGAGGCCCTCGAGCGCTTCGTGCGCAACGAGCTCGCTTCGCGAGACAGGCCGGTGCTCGTGGAAGGCGAGTTCAACTTCCGCATCGGCAGAGACGAGGTGAATGGGCGCTGGGACCGGATCGACGAGCGGAAGAACGGAGTGGTGCTGGTGGATTACAAGACGTCGCAGGTCGAGGAGGAAGAGAAGGCCGAGGAGCGAGTCGCGTCCGACTTGCGTGACGGGCAGCTCGGGCTCTACGCGCTGGCCTATTTCGAAACCCGGCAGAAGATGCCGGCGCGGGTCGAACTGAGTTTCGTGGCCTCGGGCACGGTGGGTTCCGCCGAAGTCGAGCCCGAACATCTCGAGCGGGCGCGCGAGCGCGTCGAGACCGCGGCGGCCGGGATCCGGCGCGCCAGGTTCGACGCACAACCGGATTCGCGGACCTGCGCCCGCTGCGACTACCGCCAGATCTGCCGCTTCAGCGCGGTGCGTCGCAGCTCGTGA
- a CDS encoding ABC transporter substrate-binding protein: MLTTFALLLLGLALGGCGSRSSGPGTVFHWWMARPAPSFDPDGPWDPARAAIERLLTRALVEEDSLGRPQLSAAQRLTISPDRLRYTFELREDLRFTDGSPCGSGNFREALQAGLARRDHSTRVWELGEVRGLEAVRAGRPLPALGIETPDPRTLVIQLARPDSMLLGRLAVPGACSAWAHRDSADSWSHAIGLGPYRVLRSDGLRLVMLGDGGSGPDTIAIRFGLGGARARAQLRGKDVDLMWPCPPRLLDEPAPAGYRAVSRPASPSRWLALVMRADVPPTTRLPARRALAHGFPRGELPRQAGYGAREVNEWMPGSGPAQLPNLDLGQLQSWLERGKLGRSFHITMAFDADAPTSDLARTLQGEWARHGLYVDLKPLRGQAFRDEALSGQAQALLVEYQALTAGALGNLAPLVMPLRGPAVGTFRTGWRTREFDPWLAPRRAAPPFSPGYAERRLEEETIVLPLAQLSWAWLSREGGPVVSFHPRFGPSGATPVLVPNVKR, translated from the coding sequence GTGCTCACGACGTTCGCGCTCCTCCTCCTTGGTCTCGCGCTCGGCGGCTGCGGCTCGCGATCGAGCGGCCCTGGCACCGTCTTCCACTGGTGGATGGCCCGTCCCGCGCCGAGCTTCGATCCCGACGGTCCCTGGGACCCCGCGCGCGCCGCGATCGAGCGCCTGCTCACCCGTGCGCTGGTGGAGGAGGATTCGCTCGGCCGCCCGCAGCTCTCGGCCGCGCAGCGCCTGACCATCTCTCCCGATCGGCTGCGCTACACGTTCGAGCTGCGCGAGGACCTGCGCTTCACCGACGGCTCGCCATGCGGCAGCGGGAATTTCCGCGAAGCCCTGCAGGCCGGGCTCGCCCGGCGCGACCACTCGACGCGAGTCTGGGAGCTGGGGGAAGTGCGCGGCCTCGAGGCGGTGCGCGCCGGGCGGCCGCTGCCGGCGCTCGGGATCGAGACGCCCGACCCCCGGACGCTGGTGATCCAACTCGCGCGGCCCGACTCGATGCTGCTCGGCCGACTGGCCGTCCCCGGCGCCTGTTCCGCATGGGCTCACCGCGACTCGGCCGACAGCTGGTCGCACGCGATTGGGCTCGGCCCCTATCGCGTGCTGCGCTCCGACGGCCTCCGCCTCGTGATGCTCGGCGATGGCGGCTCCGGGCCCGATACCATCGCCATCCGTTTCGGACTCGGCGGCGCTCGAGCGCGCGCGCAGCTCCGCGGAAAGGACGTGGATCTCATGTGGCCCTGCCCGCCCCGACTGCTCGACGAGCCCGCGCCCGCCGGCTACCGCGCGGTTTCCCGCCCGGCTTCGCCTTCCCGCTGGCTGGCCCTGGTGATGCGCGCCGACGTGCCGCCCACCACTCGGCTTCCCGCGCGCCGAGCGCTCGCCCACGGTTTTCCGCGCGGTGAACTGCCACGGCAGGCCGGCTACGGCGCTCGCGAAGTGAACGAATGGATGCCGGGAAGCGGGCCGGCGCAGCTGCCGAACCTGGATCTGGGCCAGCTCCAGAGCTGGCTGGAGCGCGGCAAGCTCGGCCGATCCTTCCACATCACCATGGCGTTCGATGCCGACGCGCCGACCTCCGACCTCGCGCGCACCCTGCAGGGGGAGTGGGCGCGCCATGGCCTGTACGTGGACCTGAAGCCTCTGCGCGGCCAGGCGTTTCGCGACGAGGCTTTGTCCGGCCAGGCCCAGGCCTTGCTGGTCGAATACCAGGCGCTGACCGCGGGCGCGCTCGGGAACCTGGCGCCGCTGGTCATGCCGCTGCGCGGTCCGGCGGTCGGGACTTTCCGGACCGGCTGGCGGACCCGCGAGTTCGACCCGTGGCTGGCGCCCCGGCGAGCCGCGCCGCCCTTCAGCCCGGGGTACGCGGAGCGGCGCCTCGAGGAGGAAACCATCGTGCTTCCGCTGGCGCAGCTGTCCTGGGCCTGGTTGAGCCGGGAAGGCGGGCCGGTCGTGTCATTTCACCCGCGCTTCGGGCCTTCCGGCGCAACGCCTGTGCTGGTTCCAAACGTCAAGCGTTAG